Below is a genomic region from Cotesia glomerata isolate CgM1 linkage group LG5, MPM_Cglom_v2.3, whole genome shotgun sequence.
GTGTACGTGTGTATTATGTTTACAAGTAatgctattaaaaatattaaaatattaaagcattaaaatattgattatttaattatgttatgttttataataaataaaaacaattttataatacttttCTTAACCTATTTGATATTTCTTTTAACCTATTTCATTGAAGCTTTAAATTTCCCGCGTGACCCACCATGTACGGCGTTGCCGTCAACATAACCCACATTTGCTATggctgactattttttttaaatttagatttttcaaactcaattatttttataactaagtaCCCTCAacttaattttactttttcaataatttttgaaaatttgtttttttcttacaatgaGTTTTTCGAAgctttctcattattttttcatcgtaaaatttattaaaacaagagTAGTTGTGAGATTTGGTATGTCATTACAATGTTAAATGACCTGTTTTGAAtcttgttttataaataaactatcaaCCCTAGGTCtctgaaattttaacacaacacgtattaaatatatttctatcgatcctaaaaattttaaattgatctcATTATTTCGACTTAACTCCCATACCTCCTTAAACCATGACAGCTTAACTTATTCAATTTGTGAAACAGCGCTATTTAAGGTATTACCCTCGCGACTTCCGTCGTCAAAAGTTTATGCCAGAGTGTACGGTACACATACCAGATAGCCATTATTAACAagcctaaaactttttgctgtttatgtacttatttcaGCCAATCACGAAGGAGATACTGATCATTTGAAAAGTCTGGCAACACTGCGTGAGcgttaagatattttatagtggTTATACTGTAGTGTTTTGGACTGGCTGTAGACTTACCTCTGTTTTGATAcatgcgtttatttatttatttacatacattgaaagattaatatatattattatattaaaattgttaacttttcgaatttttaataaatataaaaaaaaatgaaaattaattcagccgacatttaaaaatttttagaatttttttttattgaaaaaatgattacaaaaaaataaaaaagaaatttcacttgaaaaaaacttcaaaaactgtaaatgcaatataaaaaaaatttttttttttctaatttaattattaaaaaaaagtcaaaaaattaaaaatgttggctaactttagtattataaaaaaatacttattttcataaaataatcatagttttttttttaaataaataaaattaataactataatattacacctaacgtaaattaaacttttcaaatttgtcagCGCATGCGCGTCTCATACTTCTTTCGCGGCTAATAAAACTTGCGCTGTTGCCACAGCTTTATTAACGTATCCCCTCCTCAGTTaaagtctggtaaatttttcattacttattaataaatatctctgaaactgtgtggtaattatcaatgaatttttttttttaaattgtttagttgttagttaacgttactctagttttttaaaaagatcctaagaaaagtttctaagatataaaaatgtttgtaggtaaatttttcgatatctcGTATACCGTAATGTATAAGAGCgttcaaaactcaaactttaaaattaaatatctcggaaactagatggtaaaaaattctcaaattgcgccaatcgacgcagaattatatgaaaattaatctaccaaaattaaaaaaaaatcctaagaaaacgactttggcgagggtactaccttaaatttttaaatgtcactTGTCGACAATCGCGCCACctagttataaaataaaaatgatgtcAATAATAAACTGATGCTACGACGTGCTAGCAGAGTAGAAAAAAGAGTGAAGATTTAAAGGCGCTTcacaatataaattataaaagtcaATATTGATTGGCTCTCTATTAATTTGTAGTAATCAATCAggatatttatttgaaaatttatttccgtAATTATATTGAAGCCTTAAAAACTAAAGTCTTGATCAAAACGTGCATGTGTAGTGTGTCTCTGtgcataattaattttctcaacACATAAAGAATCATGAAATACGCATCGTGCGTGCCTTGATGTCTGCGtttaatataaaacaaaataaaatacaaaaaataacattGGATTTATCACTTAGATCCTggtgaataaattattttacgcCGTAGAACGCCATACTGGTTTGCATGCTGTCGTCTcattagattattattataaataaaacaaatctataaaataatgtttgtGATCATTCGATGGATAAGATAAATGTATACTAACGGAAAATACATATAATAAGGTATACTATTGGTAAAGTTAATTggatttaatatttgtatGTTTATGTCTacaatagtattttttttttttcttaaacaaatgtaattaattgaatgttattgacattaaatattattaatgatttttttctatatttaaaaaatatattttattttttttagtaattctTGCAATTGTTGTTGAAACGTGTTGAAGTCGTAGACGTTTAGCTTTCCAACAAttttcgaataaaaaattgtgttcATCAGCTTAAATAGCCTTAatcaaatagtaaaaataaaacaaaacaaaagtaGAACAAGacgaataaaataagaaaaaaaaatatagatatatcacaataaatcatggagaaaagtaGTAAGACAAATGTATGTGCTGATgatactgatgacaataaacAAGCTGAGACTTCGACAAATTCAGACGTAGAAGACAATGATTCTGAAGAACACTATGGCTGTGAtcattataaaagaaaatcaaaatttgtggtaaatatttataattaattaattatattatttgtttttaattaattaattatattatttgtttttaattaattaattatattattttttttttattaattaattatattatttgtttttaattaattaattatattatttgtttttaattaattaattatattatttgtttttaattaattaattatattatttgtttttaattaattaattatattatttgtttttaattaattaattatattatttgtttttaattaattaataatattatttgttttttattagttgattttattgtttgtttttaattagttaaatttattaatttttgttaatttttactttgggtttgaaaattttagaaatgaaattttgttttagACACCGTGCTGCAATAAAGTTTACACCTGTCGTTTTTGTCACGATGAACAAGAGGCACATACGGTTAATCGTAAAGAAGTTACGGAATTAATATGCGTACTATGTGACACTCGTCAACCTGTACAAGCCACGTGTCAGAATTGCCATTGTAGATTTGGCAAGTACACGTGTTTAGAATGTAATCTATTCGATGATGAAGATAAGAATCAATATCATTGTGATGGATGTGGTATTTGCAGAGTTGGAGGAAGAGATAGATTTTTTCACTGCGCCAAATGTAATATGTGTTTACCTGTACAATTACAAAATGGACATAAGGTGAATAAATTGTTCAAggaataatctatattattaagataatgagaaaaattttgtctccattatgatgataaatacttaggctgcattcgaaaatgctctatctctagatacatgattaagaaatgaccttgtatcttgagaactattgacatttttaaatatataagctcaccccgacattacactcatcgagacctttcatttaagtacctacatcaatttttcatatattttatatatttatatatttcacaaataccatatatataaaatatataaaaaatgccatgtgggtactcaaatgaaagctcttgatgagtgtaacattagaatgagcttacatctttataaatatcaataattaagaaattaccttatatcttgtaaaatattgacattcttaaagatataagctcaccccgacattacactcatcgagacctttcatttgagtacccacatcaatttttcatatattttatatatttatatatttcacaaataccatatatataaaatatatgaaaaatgacatgtgggtactcaaatgaaagctcttgatgagtgtaacattagaatgagcttacatctttataaat
It encodes:
- the LOC123264757 gene encoding RING finger and CHY zinc finger domain-containing protein 1, with the translated sequence MEKSSKTNVCADDTDDNKQAETSTNSDVEDNDSEEHYGCDHYKRKSKFVTPCCNKVYTCRFCHDEQEAHTVNRKEVTELICVLCDTRQPVQATCQNCHCRFGKYTCLECNLFDDEDKNQYHCDGCGICRVGGRDRFFHCAKCNMCLPVQLQNGHKCVENVSHANCPVCLEDIHTSRIPCHIPDCGHLLHRTCFEELLHSGHYACPTCQVSLLDMTDLWRFLDVEVSLTPMPPEYKDYKAEILCKDCHEESTVKFHVVGLKCLNCGSYNTCRIKGSPCPDPDNIDGASGSGTGDGDQEQPTDNGSQ